In Leishmania donovani BPK282A1 complete genome, chromosome 28, one DNA window encodes the following:
- a CDS encoding oxidoreductase-like protein: protein MSDQVKPPRRNTAEDETAEDHTAEVPAEDEEEVPLCQHDTYDATLSLADREAKWGFSFSELQSAVKVVRVLFHNPGLYVGDPYLSDSRLYTMITRDRKTKRENRDIFKAIMNEEKSRRKRYLRQQDIEAVRRTAMKRERDDALSALLLAGSEGANDNVAPLRLVEPPKAPGLNCSDQDEDNLKSSAAGTASAADGGAASNADTLRLSASEKEVLRLVGAFENLLRLEQALRGERVEGYVGDSAAAAGIAARSRAAASPSVATPPVTGGEGDPSASSTSFSTVKKSRTETDASTAVPAVERDWLVITQLTAQVYRYLPHSYGSQMPPPLFDGAGPADAVNSPLVVRSYVRGMKCYVAQRAAALVHLAKTAAPPNTLNSPITVGGAEPAPLRSLLASTHHDVIVRTPLVELQSIHGLRSLIEDGDPGAASSQVMATVDLPLDDLLRALELVLLEGASDERFCPVPATTDGDGEQDEGRARAQQLCIAEQTLHCFIARRVYGSAKVRGCGPSPVLIQRSPPSSSSEEPEGYCIYDDVQRYAVEHHEDDAQLKLNKFIGCHICKVRYNRLHPYYYSMCHLCGEYNYNKRLMARDLRGKTVLLTGCRIKIGYAMALSLLRCGATVLGTTRFIHEAVARFQQEIDYDVWKDRLHLFSLDLRDMWVVTQFCAFVRQRYKKLFAIINNAAQTIARTPQYTEHLRIIELNPPAALQASIQDDVCAAEWHNFFLRHATVTVGQPLSIEYQPSMQPFLDTNQAARHDDAGKTRNSKSAAPQSGIAASNVLPSADGAAVALHVACDRTLIFDRYDTQAEESDHREKNSWVMNLAEIQGSEAAEVMAINALSPFILNGRLKACLTDREGDAVVSEPRFIINVSAMEGQFYRFKQTTHPHTNMAKAALNMMTRTSADDYAADGIYMNSVDTGWITDESPKLKKDRRAEQFMLCPLDEVDAAARCLDLIFTNSRMYGMFYKDFKVIAW, encoded by the coding sequence ATGTCAGATCAAGTTAAGCCTCCACGTCGAAACACCGCGGAGGACGAGACAGCAGAGGACCACACCGCCGAGGTGCcggcggaggacgaggaggaggtgccgctgtgccAGCACGACACTTACGATGCCACCCTCTCCCTGGCAGATCGCGAGGCGAAGTGGGGCTTCTCCTTCAGCGAGCTGCAATCTGCCGTGAAGGTTGTTCGGGTGCTGTTTCACAATCCTGGCCTCTATGTCGGTGACCCCTACCTGTCTGACAGCCGCCTCTACACAATGATCACCCGTGACCGGAAGACGAAACGCGAGAACCGCGACATTTTCAAGGCGATCATGAATGAAGAGAAGAGCCGTCGAAAGCGCTACCTGCGCCAGCAGGACatcgaggcggtgcgccgcactGCCATGAAGCGCGAGCGCGATGATGCTCTGAGCGCACTGCTTCTCGCAGGCAGCGAAGGGGCCAATGACAACGTCGCACCGCTTCGGCTCGTTGAGCCGCCGAAGGCGCCGGGGTTGAACTGCAGTGACCAAGACGAAGACAACTTGAAGAGCAgtgctgccggcaccgcttctgcagctgatggcggtgcggcaAGTAATGCGGACACTCTGAGGCTCTCTGCATCGGAGAAAGAGGTGTTGCGGCTTGTTGGTGCCTTTGAGAACCTTCTGCGTCTGGAGCAGGCCCTACGAGGAGAGCGGGTTGAGGGCTACGTAGGGgacagcgcagccgcggcgggaATTGCTGCGAGGTCTCGtgctgccgcatcgccatcTGTGGCGACCCCGCCCGTCAccggcggagagggcgatCCATCTGCGTCTAGCACATCCTTCTCCACAGTGAAAAAATCGCGCACAGAGACGGATGCGTCGACGGCCGTCCCCGCCGTGGAGCGGGACTGGCTCGTGATTACTCAACTCACCGCACAGGTGTACCGCTACCTCCCGCACTCGTACGGCTCCCAGATGCCGCCACCCTTGTTTGATGGCGCCGGGCCGGCGGACGCCGTGAACTCCCCTCTTGTAGTGCGCAGCTATGTTCGCGGCATGAAATGCTATGTGGCGCagcgtgctgcggcgctggtgcaccTCGCGAAAACGGCGGCACCTCCAAATACGCTAAATTCTCCCATCACCGTCGGAGGAGCGGAGCCTGCGCCGCTCCGCTCCCTATTGGCGTCTACGCACCACGATGTGATCGTGCGAACCCCTCTTGTCGAGCTGCAGTCGATTCACGGTCTTCGTTCGTTGATTGAGGATGGCGATCCCGGCGCTGCGTCTTCGCAGGTGATGGCGACGGTGGACCTGCCACTGGACGACCTGCTACGAGCGCTcgagctggtgctgctggaggggGCTAGTGACGAGCGGTTCTGCCCCGTGCCCGCGACCACTGACGGCGATGGGGAGCAGGATGAagggcgtgcgcgtgcgcagcagctttgCATCGCCGAGCAGACGCTGCACTGCTTCATCGCGCGTCGTGTGTACGGCTCTGCCAAagtgcgcggctgcggcccTTCGCCGGTACTGATTCAGCGCAGCCCTCCCAGCTCCTCCTCAGAGGAGCCGGAGGGGTACTGCATCTACGACGATGTGCAGCGCTACGCTGTCGAGCACCACGAGGATGACGCACAGTTGAAGCTGAACAAGTTTATCGGGTGCCACATCTGCAAGGTGCGCTACAACCGCCTCCACCCGTACTACTACAGTATGTGCCACCTCTGCGGCGAGTACAACTACAACAAACGCCTCATGGCGCGGGACTTGCGAGGCAAAACGGTGCTCCTCACAGGCTGCCGCATCAAGATCGGGTATGCGATGGCGCTctcgctgcttcgctgcggTGCCACCGTGCTCGGCACCACTCGCTTCATCCACGAGGCGGTAGCGCGCTTTCAGCAGGAGATCGACTACGACGTCTGGAAAGACCGCCTGCACCTCTTCTCGCTCGATCTGCGGGATATGTGGGTTGTCACGCAGTTCTGCGCGTTTGTCCGACAGAGGTACAAGAAGCTGTTTGCCATCATCAACAACGCGGCGCAGACCATCGCGCGGACACCGCAGTACACGGAGCACCTCCGCATCATTGAGCTGAACCCGCCAGCTGCTCTGCAAGCCAGCATCCAAGACGACGTATGCGCAGCTGAGTGGCACAATTTTTTCCTCCGTCACGCAACCGTCACGGTGGGGCAGCCGCTGTCTATCGAGTACCAACCGAGCATGCAGCCCTTCCTCGACACAAACCAGGCTGCCCGCCACGACGATGCGGGCAAAACGAGGAACAGCAagagcgcagcgccgcagtcTGGCATCGCGGCGAGCAACGTGTTGCCGTcggcggacggcgccgcagtggCGTTGCACGTGGCGTGCGACCGCACCCTCATCTTTGACCGCTACGACACACAAGCGGAAGAGAGCGACCACCGTGAGAAGAACTCGTGGGTGATGAACCTCGCTGAGATACagggcagcgaggcggccgaggtgaTGGCCATAaacgccctctcccctttcaTTCTCAATGGTCGTCTCAAGGCGTGCCTGACAGACCGCGAGGGCGACGCCGTGGTGAGCGAGCCGCGCTTCATCATCAACGTCTCGGCGATGGAGGGGCAGTTCTACCGGTTCAAGCAGAcgacgcacccgcacacgaACATGGCCAAGGCGGCGCTGAACATGATGacgcgcacgagcgccgACGACTACGCAGCGGACGGAATCTACATGAACTCGGTAGACACCGGATGGATTACGGATGAGTCGCCAAAGCTGAAGAAGGATCGACGGGCAGAGCAGTTTATGCTATGCCCGCTGGACGAGGTagatgcggcggcgcgctgtcTGGATCTCATCTTCACAAACAGTCGCATGTACGGCATGTTTTACAAGGACTTTAAGGTGATTGCGTGGTGA
- a CDS encoding 40S ribosomal protein S14 — protein MSKKQEVKTYGPNVKKGDLVYGVVHIFASFNDTFVHVTDTSGRETYVKVTGGMKVKADRDESSPYAAMMAAQDVVARCKECGINALHVKMRAVGGVRTKSPGPGAQAALRALARAGMKIGRIEDVTPIPTDSTRRKGSRRGRRL, from the coding sequence ATGTCCAAGAAGCAGGAGGTCAAGACGTATGGCCCGAACGTGAAGAAGGGAGACCTCGTTTACGGTGTCGTGCACATCTTCGCCTCCTTCAATGACACATTCGTGCACGTGACAGACACGTCCGGCCGCGAAACATACGTGAAAGTTACTGGCGGTATGAAGGTGAAGGCCGATCGCGATGAGTCTTCCCCCTACGCTGCGATGATGGCCGCCCAGGACGTCGTGGCGCGTTGCAAGGAGTGCGGAATCAACGCCCTGCACGTCAAGATGCGCGCCGTCGGTGGTGTGCGCACCAAGTCCCCTGGCCCTGGCGCCCAGGCCGCCCTCCGCGCGCTCGCCCGTGCTGGGATGAAGATTGGCCGCATCGAGGATGTCACCCCGATCCCGACCGACTCCACCCGCCGCAAGGGCTCCCGCCGTGGTCGCCGCCTGTAG